TTAATGGTTATGCTTGGAATGACCAATACTCAGCTGAGAACAATGGTATTTTTTGAAAATGTTCTGATTGGTTTTTTCGCAACCTTATCTGGAATTGGTATGGGATTGATTTTATCGAAAATCATGCTGCTTGTAGCGGAGAACTCCCTGCAGCTGGATGAAGCACTCCCTTTTTACTTGCCTATTAAGGCTATGAGTCTGACTTTAGTTGCTTTTGTTGTCTTGTTTGTGCTGATTTCGTTATTCACCGTTATCATTCTCCGAGCCAATAAACTCATGGACCTTATTAAGGGCAGTACCAAACCGAAAACAGAGCCGAAATCATCGGCTATCTTATCCTGGCTTGCTGTCCTACTTTTGGCTGGAGGCTATACGGTTGCTTTGATGGTAAAGGGAATGCTAGTCATTTATGCGATGATTCCGGTTACTTTGGTTGTCATTGTCGGCACCTATTTCTTATTCACTCAGATGAGCGTATACCTCATTCACAAAAGTAAAAACAATCGCTCCTTCTTCTGGCGCGGCACAAATATGCTCTTTCTGTCTGATCTGGCCTATAGAATGAAGGATAACGCCCGGACGTTCTTCATGGTGGCTATCCTCTCAACCGTGGCTTTCTCGGCAATCGGCTCTCTGGTTGGCTTTAGAACAATGGCGATTGAGATGATGATGAAGGAAAATCCTTTTGCATTCGAATATGTTACTACTGAAAATCGGGCGGATAAGGCTAAGGAGGATGTTGCTTTAATAGAAAGCTCTCTGCAAGCTGCCAAAATTGATTATCAACGACTCCAAGCATCGATGTCAGAGCAGATATCCGATTCGAAAGAAAAAGTAACTGTAGTTAAAGCTTCAGAGTTTAATGCTATTGCGAAGTCAGCAGGCGAAGAGGCTGTAAATGTAACTGGAGATCAAGCAATAGTCATTTATTACACAAACTCACTTATGAATAAAAAAGCTGCTGATCATAAAGATGAGGTAAAGCTTGCGTCTGGCAATAAGATAATCAAACCAATAGGCAGCATGCCATCTGTAACACTGCCTATGTTTATCGAATATTTTGTCATTTCGGACGCCCTATTTAATCAGCTTGACCATAAAAAAGTAGAAACCTTCTACGCCTTCGATGTCGATAAATACAAAAAAACACTAAAGGTTGGAGAAAGCCTTTCGAAGAAGGTAGGAGGGGGCGGCAATCGGTTCGTATCGCTAGCCTACGATGTGCATCAGATGATTCAAGGATTCGGTGTTGTATTGTTTATTGGATTGTTCATAGGCGCTGTATTCTTCGTTGCAGCCGGTAGCTTCCTCTACTTCAGATTGTACGCAGATATGCCCGATGATAAGCTAAAGTTTGCTTCAATTATCAAATTAGGACTAACAGAGGGAGAACTGTCCAAGATTTTGACGAGGCAGCTAATGATTCTGTTCTTCGTCCCTATCGCTGTAGCCACAATACATGGAGCTGTTGCTTTAACCGCAATGCAAAGTATGTTCCAGTATAGCTTGATGAAGGAATCATTCCTTGTACTAGGGGCTTTCGTGTTGATTCAAATTATTTATTTCCTATTAATAAGATCACGTTACATTAAGCAGGTGTTGGCTTAGAGTAAGTTAACAGGAGCTTATCTTACTTGACGATGCGATTTTATAAAAGTTATTATGGATAGATAAAATCTTATTAAAAGGTGGGGGGATTTAGTATGAAGTACTCGAAGGCGACGAACTATGCCCTTCACACTATGCTATTTCTTGTGGCAGCCACTCCCAATAAACCTATTGGTGTGCAGCAGCTGGCGGAGAAGCAAAATGTTTCACCTACCTATCTATCCAAAATATTAACTAAGCTAGTCAAGGCAGGAATGATTGAGTCTGCATCAGGCGCTAATGGCGGTTATCGGTTAAAACGCAATTGGGAAGAAATTTCGTTCCTTGATATTATCCATGCTATTGAAGGAACTGCCTCCTTATTCGATTGTGCCTTGGATCATGGACCGGAATGTATGATTCAGCAGGTGGTATTAGCGGCAGAACAGAAGATGGAAGAGCATTTGAGAAACCAGACTATGTCTGAGCTAGCCAAAACAATTAAGAACTAGTGTGGGAAAATGAAGGGAGAAGCGAATTCTATGAATCAAGAGGTAACTGCACTTATCGAAAGCCTCAATTCACCTTGGAAGATCGAGACATATAATCAGCTTCGTCAGATGGTTTATCAATCATTACCAGATGTAGAAGAGCGCATGCAATACCGTAAGCCGCATTATCTGATTAACGGCCACTACGCTGCTGTAATCTCACCTTCAAAGGATGCAATCACCTTCACAATCTTTAACACAACAAATGTTGAATTACCGATAGATCAATTCGAAGGACCAGTAGAAAGAAAGTCGATCAAAATTCGTGATGGGCATGCGACTGACTATAATTGGTTGGCCAAGTTTCTCGTTCAAGCAGCCAGCTCTCTCTAAAGGTCAACATAAACCAGTATAACGTTATGCATAAAGAACCAGACTAACACTTAATTATCGTGTTGGCTGGTTCTCTTTTTTATTCCTATTCGGCTACCTAATTAAGTTGAAGAAGAAGATTTGTTACGTGCTTTGGAGCTAAGATGATCAATTTGCTCATCTAAGACCGTGCTCGCTTTGCCTAAAAATTGCGTAATAAGTGCAAGCTCTTCATCTGTATAGGAGGAGGCCAGCTGTACCATTGCGTTGTGAAGAGGCATATAGGTATTGCTCACCTCGTCCTTATTTTCATATAGAGGAACAATAATTACTTTTCGGCGATCATTAGGATCATTTTGCCTACGTACATAACCCATCTTTTCCAGCCGGTCGATTAGTGCTGTAACGCTGCCCGTTGTAAGTCCAGTTAGCTTTGAAAGCTCACCAGCGGTAATGGGACCTTTTTCGCGCAAAATATCAACCGATATAAAATCATTATTGTGCAGCCCAAGCGAGGAAGCTACATTTTGCTGGTATAATACCGTTCGGTTTCCTAGTCCACGCATGTGTAGAGTGAAATCTTCCTGTAAATCCGTCGTATGAGCTTTCTGATGGCTTGACAAAAGACAAACCTCCTTTTAATATATAAATGTCTTGATTATCAAGATATTAGACATTCAAGAAACTTGATAAACGTATGAATGTTTAATTCATTTTATCTAAATCAGTACACTTTTGCAAAGAGGATACTGACTGCGGGACTCTAATCAGTGTGTGGAGGGAACAAGAAAGATGGCGAAGGGTAATAAGAGGGGTATTATTATTGGAGGTCTGCTGTTAGCCATACTTATGGCATCGATGGATAACACCATCTTAGCAACAGCAATGGGTACTATTGTCGGGGAGCTAGGCGGATTTGAAAAATTGATGTGGGTGACCTCGGCATATTTGGTATTAGAGATGGCTGGCATGCCGATTTTCGGTAAGCTATCGGATATGTATGGTCGAAAACGTTTCTTTATTTTCGGAATAATTGTATTCATGGTCGGTTCTGCCTTATGTGGTACAGCTAGCTCAATCGAACAGCTGATCATTTATCGTGCCATTCAAGGTATTGGCGGCGGTGCTCTAATGCCGATTGCATTCACGATCATGTTTGATATCGTGCCTGCTGACCAACGAGGCAAGGTGGGTGGGTTATTCGGTGCCGTATTTGGTCTTTCCAGTATATTCGGACCTCTTCTTGGGGGATATATAACGGATTATATCAACTGGTCGTGGGTTTTCTACATTAACTTACCTCTTGGCTTTATTGCTTTCATAATGATCGCTTTCTTTTACAAGGAGTCTGTCGAGCATTCCAAGCAAAAAATCGACTACCTTGGCGCATTTACGCTAGTAGCATCAATCGTATGTCTTATGCTTGCACTGGAGCTTGGCGGTAAGCAATATGCGTGGGATTCTAGTATGATCATAGGCTTGTTCGTCGCTTTTGCGGTGCTTATTGTTGGTTTTGTCTTTGTCGAGCGTCGTGCACAGGAACCCATTATCACCTTTGGGATGTTTAAGAATCGTCTCTATTCAACAAGCAATATTATGGGCATGTTTAGTGCTGCAGCATTTATTACAGCCTCTGTCTACATTCCGATCTTCATTCAAGGTGTACTTGGGGGCTCAGCAACAAATTCAGCACTTGTATTGCTCCCTATGATGCTGGGATCCGTCGTTACTGCTGCAGGGGGAGGAGCCTTCCTTACTAAGTTACGGTATCGCTCAATTATGATTCCGACATTAGCACTCTTTGTCGTCGGCATAGCTTTGTTAACGACATTAACGACCGACTCCTCGCGCTTTATAGTTACGGTATTCATGATACTGGTCGGCCTTGGAATCGGCGCATCATTTTCCGTATTAAGCAACGCAGCTATTCATGGCTTCACTGCTAGGCAACGTGGCTCTGCCAGCTCAACGCTGAACTTCATGCGTTCAATGGGGATGACGCTAGGTATAACCGTATTCGGAATTATTCAAAGCCATGTGTTTATGAATAAACTAGCAACTATATTTGGCAATGGAGCTCAAATACCGGAAGGTGTGGATCTAAGCGATCCACGTAAAATATTAATTCCAGAAACTCGGAGTCAAATTCCTACGCAGGTGCTTGATAAGATTACAGAAGCACTCTCGTCGTCAATTGTTCAAACCTTTGCTTGGGCGATTATTCCATCGGCCATTGCTCTCCTTACAGCATTCGCAATGAGCAAAGAAAAGCTTGATCCTGCTGCCGAGCTAGAGGAATATTCAGCTTCACATTAAGTTAGAGGGACCGTTTCTCTTGAGGGAGAAGCGGTCTTTTTGTATTGGCAGGGCTTTAGTGAGATTCAAATAAGACGTATTGGCAATAATACAATAGGAATCGATTTTTTGATAAAATAGAGGGGGCATGTGGCAGTCAATTCGAAGATTGCATGCTTCATCATTGCCAAAATCATGATTTGAGAAGGGGCTTGATTACGATGTCAAAAGTAACACCATTCTTAATGTTCGAAGGTACCGCGGAAGAAGCCATGAATGAGTACACATCTTTAATTGAAGATTCTAAAATAATCAGCATTACGCGTTATGGAGCAAATGAACCAGGTAACGAAGGGAGTGTTAAGCAAGCTACCTTTTCCTTAAATGGGCAGGAGCTTATGTGTATTGATAGCAATGTTAAGCATGCATTTACGTTTACACCATCGTTTTCCTTATTTATCACATGTGATTCAGAAGAGAAAATTAATCATTATTATGAGCATCTAGTTGCAGGTGGGAGCGTTCTAATGCCTTTAGGTGACTATCCCTTCAGTAAAAAGTTTGGTTGGATTGTCGATAAATTTGGCGTTTCATGGCAGCTTAATCTTCCGAATTAAAGTAAGGGATTTGTTTTGTTCCCAGTCGCAGCTATCGGTTGTTTACTAACATAAAAATTGCTAATATAAGATAGCAGCGTTATGCAGGACATTGCATGGCTTGCGGACCCATTAGCTGTTATTCAAAAACTAGGGAGTGTAAACCATGATCAATAAAATCGGTCAAATTATGCTGTACATAAATGATCAAGACCAAGCAGTACGGTTTTGGACGGAGAAAGTCGGCTTTATTGTCGTCTCCGAAGAGAATAACGGACAAGGGATGCGATGGATTGAAATTGCCCCAGCACAAGGAGCACAAACAACCTTCGTTATTCACAACAAGCAATTCATTGCACAAATGCAGCCTGAGCTTAACCTAAACACACCATCAATTCTCTTTTACAGTGACGATCTTGATGGACTTTATCAGGCTTTCAAAGAGAAGGGCATTACAGTTGGGGATCTAGTGGAGATGCCTACGGGCCGGGTATTCAACTTTGCCGATGATGAGAACAACTACTTTGCCGTTGTGGAAAAAAAGTAAACAAGCTTCATTGGAGCGCAGCGTCATCACTTCACGTGGTGGCGTTTTTGCGTTGTTGGAGTAAATAGATGGACGTTATCAGATTATAGCCGTTTCCTCCTTGAACCTATTAGAATATATATTTAAAGAATGACAATAAATATATGAGGATGATAGAGATGGCTAACGGTTGTAATCAAAACCCTAGCGGCCAATGTTCAACGGCAGAGGGGATAAACACAACGGCGAGTGGAATTGCTGCCCATGCGGAAGGGAGCAGCACTACGTCTAGTGGAAATGCATCTCATTCCGAAGGTTTTCAAACGCTTGCCATTGCAGATACCGCACACGCGGAAGGAAATTCAACAATTGCTAGCGGAAGCGCTGCTCATACGGAAGGATTTCAGACGCAGGCAACTGCAGATACCGCACATGCAGAAGGTTATTCTACTATCGCTAGCGGAGTCGGAGCGCATACGGAAGGTCACTTCTCCGCTGCTTCTGGTGTGGCAGCTCATGCGGAAGGTAGTATGACAAATGCAATGGGATCTTATTCACATGCCGAAGGGATTAGCACGATCGCAAGCGGTAACGTTGGTTCCCATGCTGAAGGCCAGGTCACTACTGCCAGCGGAACAGCATCCCATTCCGAGGGTTTTCAGACAACGGCAAGCGGACCATCTGCGCATGCAGAAGGGGCAAACACAATAGCCGGCGGACCGTTCTCCCATGCCGAGGGAGTTAGTACAATGGCAAGCGGTCCTTACGCTCATTCCGAGGGTGCCAATACTATTGCTAGTGGACAAGCTTCCCATGCGGAAGGCCTTTTTACTCAATCCACTAATTTCGGCTCCCACTCTGAAGGATCGAGCACTTCAGCTCTTGGATTTGCAGCCCATGCGGAGGGTACAGAAACGATAGCAAGTGGTGGATTTTCACATGCAGAAGGGCAGGATACAGACACCCATTTTTTCCAGGCGTCTCATATTATGGGGCGTTTCGGGGACGCAGATGAATCCAATTCCTGGTTTATTGGTAATGGTACTTCAACTATCGCAAGAGGCTTGGGGGCAAAATGGAGCGGTTCGACCTTTGATATGTTTGTCGATGGTGCATACTTGAGCCCAGCTGCCGACTATGCCGAGCTGTTCGAAATAGAAAGCGGAATTCCTATCGACGTAGGCTATTTCGTGACTGTATCGGATGAA
This portion of the Cohnella abietis genome encodes:
- a CDS encoding FtsX-like permease family protein, coding for MTFRQFAFNNVLRNKRTYAAYFLSSAFSVMVFFVYAVFAFHPDIANGSLNINISTGLHFAEGLIYVFSFFFVLFSMSAFLKTRKKEFGLMVMLGMTNTQLRTMVFFENVLIGFFATLSGIGMGLILSKIMLLVAENSLQLDEALPFYLPIKAMSLTLVAFVVLFVLISLFTVIILRANKLMDLIKGSTKPKTEPKSSAILSWLAVLLLAGGYTVALMVKGMLVIYAMIPVTLVVIVGTYFLFTQMSVYLIHKSKNNRSFFWRGTNMLFLSDLAYRMKDNARTFFMVAILSTVAFSAIGSLVGFRTMAIEMMMKENPFAFEYVTTENRADKAKEDVALIESSLQAAKIDYQRLQASMSEQISDSKEKVTVVKASEFNAIAKSAGEEAVNVTGDQAIVIYYTNSLMNKKAADHKDEVKLASGNKIIKPIGSMPSVTLPMFIEYFVISDALFNQLDHKKVETFYAFDVDKYKKTLKVGESLSKKVGGGGNRFVSLAYDVHQMIQGFGVVLFIGLFIGAVFFVAAGSFLYFRLYADMPDDKLKFASIIKLGLTEGELSKILTRQLMILFFVPIAVATIHGAVALTAMQSMFQYSLMKESFLVLGAFVLIQIIYFLLIRSRYIKQVLA
- a CDS encoding Rrf2 family transcriptional regulator, giving the protein MKYSKATNYALHTMLFLVAATPNKPIGVQQLAEKQNVSPTYLSKILTKLVKAGMIESASGANGGYRLKRNWEEISFLDIIHAIEGTASLFDCALDHGPECMIQQVVLAAEQKMEEHLRNQTMSELAKTIKN
- a CDS encoding DUF1801 domain-containing protein; this encodes MNQEVTALIESLNSPWKIETYNQLRQMVYQSLPDVEERMQYRKPHYLINGHYAAVISPSKDAITFTIFNTTNVELPIDQFEGPVERKSIKIRDGHATDYNWLAKFLVQAASSL
- a CDS encoding MarR family winged helix-turn-helix transcriptional regulator, producing MRGLGNRTVLYQQNVASSLGLHNNDFISVDILREKGPITAGELSKLTGLTTGSVTALIDRLEKMGYVRRQNDPNDRRKVIIVPLYENKDEVSNTYMPLHNAMVQLASSYTDEELALITQFLGKASTVLDEQIDHLSSKARNKSSSST
- a CDS encoding MDR family MFS transporter; translated protein: MAKGNKRGIIIGGLLLAILMASMDNTILATAMGTIVGELGGFEKLMWVTSAYLVLEMAGMPIFGKLSDMYGRKRFFIFGIIVFMVGSALCGTASSIEQLIIYRAIQGIGGGALMPIAFTIMFDIVPADQRGKVGGLFGAVFGLSSIFGPLLGGYITDYINWSWVFYINLPLGFIAFIMIAFFYKESVEHSKQKIDYLGAFTLVASIVCLMLALELGGKQYAWDSSMIIGLFVAFAVLIVGFVFVERRAQEPIITFGMFKNRLYSTSNIMGMFSAAAFITASVYIPIFIQGVLGGSATNSALVLLPMMLGSVVTAAGGGAFLTKLRYRSIMIPTLALFVVGIALLTTLTTDSSRFIVTVFMILVGLGIGASFSVLSNAAIHGFTARQRGSASSTLNFMRSMGMTLGITVFGIIQSHVFMNKLATIFGNGAQIPEGVDLSDPRKILIPETRSQIPTQVLDKITEALSSSIVQTFAWAIIPSAIALLTAFAMSKEKLDPAAELEEYSASH
- a CDS encoding VOC family protein, with the translated sequence MSKVTPFLMFEGTAEEAMNEYTSLIEDSKIISITRYGANEPGNEGSVKQATFSLNGQELMCIDSNVKHAFTFTPSFSLFITCDSEEKINHYYEHLVAGGSVLMPLGDYPFSKKFGWIVDKFGVSWQLNLPN
- a CDS encoding VOC family protein is translated as MINKIGQIMLYINDQDQAVRFWTEKVGFIVVSEENNGQGMRWIEIAPAQGAQTTFVIHNKQFIAQMQPELNLNTPSILFYSDDLDGLYQAFKEKGITVGDLVEMPTGRVFNFADDENNYFAVVEKK
- a CDS encoding peptidase G2 autoproteolytic cleavage domain-containing protein — translated: MANGCNQNPSGQCSTAEGINTTASGIAAHAEGSSTTSSGNASHSEGFQTLAIADTAHAEGNSTIASGSAAHTEGFQTQATADTAHAEGYSTIASGVGAHTEGHFSAASGVAAHAEGSMTNAMGSYSHAEGISTIASGNVGSHAEGQVTTASGTASHSEGFQTTASGPSAHAEGANTIAGGPFSHAEGVSTMASGPYAHSEGANTIASGQASHAEGLFTQSTNFGSHSEGSSTSALGFAAHAEGTETIASGGFSHAEGQDTDTHFFQASHIMGRFGDADESNSWFIGNGTSTIARGLGAKWSGSTFDMFVDGAYLSPAADYAELFEIESGIPIDVGYFVTVSDEDRIRKATSYDTFIVGVTSATPSIIGNSAGLRWQGKYLTDEWGRKQYQEVVFPAQISKDGNILTAERKELQPKLNPSWDPNEEYVSRLKRPEWVAVGLIGQIRVRDDATCTVHGYCRPNDAGVATQADHGYFVLKRTGPNQILILLN